The genomic segment ACCTGAAAAAGCGATTGGAGAATGTTGGAGTTCTGCACGGCTGACACGTCGGTGGCGATCTTGTCGTCGTACACGAGGCGCTTGTAGAGGCGGCTGCTCTTGCCGTCGGCGAGAACGGCGGCGGCGAGGTCCATCTCGGCGTCGCCGGGTCCGAAGTGCGGCGGGCTGTGATAGACGTATGTCACGCGCGGGAACTGCACCTGGTCCGTGTACGTCACGCGGCGGACGCCCTCCAGCGCGGCCGGCTCGGCCTTCGCGTGGACCGGCTGCGCATCGCGCGGCAGGCTGCCGAAGAGCTTGTCGATCAGCGGCTTGATCTGCTTCGGATCAAAATCGCCGGCGACGACGAGCGAGGCGTTGTTGGGGACGTAAAAGCGGGCGAAGAAGTTCTTCACGTCCTGCACGGTCGCGGCTTGCAGGTCTTCGTGCGTGCCGATCACGCTGATGTGGTACGGATGCCCCGGCGGGTACATCAGCTCGGTGATCTTCAGATCGGCCTTGCCGTAGGGCTGCATCTCGCTGGTCTGTCGGCGCTCGTTGCGGACGACCTCGCGCTGCTTGTCGAGTTTCTCCTGCGTCATCTCCTTGCCGAGCTCCTCGAGCCGGTCGGCATCGAGCCAGAGCAGCGTGGGGAGCAGGCTGGAGGGGCCGAACGAGAAATAGTTGGTGCGATCGTTGGAGGTGCTGGCGTTGTTGAAGCCGCCGCCCGATTCCATGATCACGTCAAAGTCCGACCCCGGCACGCGGCGCGTTCCCATGAACATCAGATGCTCAAACAAGTGGGCGAATCCCGACCGGCCGGGTGACTCGTCCTTCGAGCCGACGTAATACCAGATGTTGACGCAGGCCACCGGCAGCGAATGATCCTCGTGCAGGATGACGGTCATGCCGTTGGCGAGTTGGTATTTCTCGCAGGGAACGTCCTGTGCGCGGGCCGTCACGGAGGCTACGCAACAAAACAACGAAGCAACGATCAGTTTTTTCATGGGAGCACCCATTACCAGTTTCGATATACACGGCCGAAGCCGACGGATTTCAGCCCGTCGGCTTCGGGGGATTCCTCAAAAACCAGTCCAGACTGGAAGCGGATCAATCAATAATCGTCGATTCCACCGCTGAACCCTCCGCTCCCGCCACCCCCGCCTCCGCCCCCACGGCGCGGCTGGTCGCCCTTCATGGATTGATAACAGTCGCGGCAGTACACGGGTCGGCCTTCCATCGGCTTGAAGGGCACCTGCGTCGATTGGCCGCAATTTGAGCAAACGGCCGTGTGCATCTCGCGCGGTCCGCGCGAACCGCCGCCATGACCACCACCGTGGCCGCCATGTCCGCCATGACCGCCACGACCGCCGCCGTGACCGCCGTGGCCTCCCTTGCGGTGCCCGCCGCCGCCGCCGCCCGGTCCGGCCGCCTTGCGTTTTTCGCGGCATTCGCGGCAGCGGCGCGGCTCGTTGGTGAAGCCTCGTTCGGCATAGCGCTTCTGGTCCTCGGCGGAGTGGATGAAATCTGCGCCACAGTCGGCGCACGTGATGGTTTTGTCGGCGAACTCCATGGGATCAACCTCGCTGGATCGGGGAAAAGGGAGAGTTTGCATCGCCTCGGCCGGTCAGCTTCGGTACGGTGTCAACGATGCGTGGGGATTGCGTCTCCTGTGTGGCCGGTGCCGAGACCATCGGGCTGCGCGGAAGTCAGCCGCTGTGAACACTCTCGCAGCATGCAAATCGCAACCGATGCCACGGGCGATGTCAAGCAAGCCTACCTACCGGTTCGTCCCCAGCATCGGGCCTTGCAACGGCGGTCGGCCGCGCAGCGTCGGATCACCGCCCAGCCCCGGCATCGGCCTTTTACGCCACTTGTCATCGTGCTCGGTGTGGCGGCTGGTCAGTTCAACCGGCTGCCCGTCGATGAACAAGGCGACGACTTGATTGGAGGCCTGCAAGGGCGAATCCGTGGAGATGAACAGGTTGGCCATCTTGCCCGGCTCCAGCGAACCGAGCCGGTCGTCGACGCCAAGAATGCGCGCCGCGTCGAGGGTGATCGCCTGCACGGCTCGCGCTTCGTCCAGACCGTGCGCCACGCTCATGCCGGCCTCGATTCCGACATGCTTGGCCAGCGGAGCTTCCCCGGTGCCGAAACAGAATCGCACGCCGGCGCGGGCCAGCTCGGCCGCGTTGCGATAGGAGCTGTCCCACGGGTCGAATTCGCCGGGATAGGGCGTCATCGCGCCGCGCAGTATGACGTCCACCTTTTTCTCCGCCAGCTCGTCGGCCACTTTCCACGCACCTTGTCCGCCAACGATGATCGGCCGAAGGCCGTAACGCTCGGCGAACTTCAGCGCTTCGCGAATTTCCTTGTAGCCGTTGGCAGCAAAGAGCACGGGCTTGCGGCCTTCCATGATGGGGATCATCGCTTCGAGCAGCCGGTCGGGCTTCAAGCCGCCGGCGGTCTCCGGCGACGAAGCGAAATGGGCTTGCTTTTTCGCCGCGGCGTAAGCCCTGGCCTTGCGGAAGAAATCCTCGATGCGGGCCATTTGCTCGCGGGCGGCTTTGGTTTGCTCCTCGATGCGATCGGGCGGGGTGTCGTCGCGCCAGCGCTCGGGCAGCGAGGGCAGGCTGACAACCTGTCCGACGTACGGTTCGATCATCGCTTCGGGCATCGACCATCCGGCGAGCTTGACGAGTCCGGCCTGGCCGCTGATGCGTCCGCCGCCGGGGGAGACAAGCACATTCGTGACGCCCTCGCAGCGTGTCACATTTATGGCAGCAGCGAAGGGGTTGTAGGCCGACAGCGCCATCAGATCGGGCTGGAATTCGGCGATCTCGTTCTCATCGACCGTGGCCGCGATCATGCCGATCTCGTGCAGGCCCATGTTGGTATCGGCGTTGATCAGGCCGGGCCAGACGTGCAGGCCCCTGGCGTCGATGAAGACGGTCTCGGGATTGGGGTTCTGATCGGCCCAGGGCGCGACGAGGAAAATATCGCCGTCGGCCAGAGCGACGAGTGCGTTCTCGATCGGCGGCCCGCTGATGGGGTGTGCCGTCGCGC from the Planctomycetia bacterium genome contains:
- a CDS encoding zinc-ribbon domain containing protein; the protein is MEFADKTITCADCGADFIHSAEDQKRYAERGFTNEPRRCRECREKRKAAGPGGGGGGHRKGGHGGHGGGRGGHGGHGGHGGGHGGGSRGPREMHTAVCSNCGQSTQVPFKPMEGRPVYCRDCYQSMKGDQPRRGGGGGGGGSGGFSGGIDDY